GGGGAGGCTGGCCCACCCTGTTCTCACCCCAGTTTCTGCTGAGTAGTGGGTCATGTCTGTCTCTGTTCCTCCAGCGGTTTTACGACCGCGGCTTTCTTCTCCTTGACCTGAGAGTTTGTTGTGCTCTCGGATCTGTGGCTTCGTAGCTTTTCTCGGATTTTCGACCACAGTTTCCTCCTGTGATTGCAGCGTCTGCCTTCTCCCGTCGTCAGGACTTGATGCCCGCGCGTTGGCCACGCGCCTGTGCCCCTGCGTGTCTGACCCTCTGCTCGCGTCCCCAGTGTGTGTCTCACAGTGCGTGTCACATGGTTTGTGTTCTTGAGTCCGTGACACGTGGACCGTGGTCACACAAACCGCTCTGCCGTCTCTGCTAACCCTGACGTCCGGGGTGGTTTCGGCTTTTCTCCTCATGATGAGTCTGTTCCCCACTGTCCGTGCGTCGTGGTGGACGCCTGGCTGCTGGGCGTTTGGACTTCTGTCTCTTTGGGTGACGGGCGTCTACCAGTTCTGCACGAATCCTTGAGCTTCGCGTGGGACGATTGTCCGGAAGCAGTTCCTTCCAGGCCTCGCGGTCTGGAGCCATTGCCCTGCGTGGGATGgggccctcccctgccctgtgtCCCATCCACCTGCTCCTGGCTCTCTGAGCGTGGGCCAGTGTCCCTCTGTCCTGCTGGGGGTCTCGCCCGGCCTCTGGCTTCGGAGGATTCCCTTTCTCACGTGCGCTGAGCCCTCATCTGCTGAATACGGAGGCTGGCGGAATTCCGGCACTCTCTCTGCGGGCAGCTCTGCTCTCTCTGGTTCGGCTGGTGGTGTCTGTGCTCCAGCAGCCCTCTGGGCCCCTTGGGGTCCCGAGGTGCCAAGCACGACAGCTCCGGGTCCCTGTTTACGTTCTTCATAGCTTGATGCCTGGTGCCTTGCAAACCGTTTTGTGTGTCTTTGGTTGTTTCAGGGGAGGTAAATCCAGTTCCTGGTACTCTCTTTTGCATGGAGGTtgaatttcaaattaatttttttgcctCATTTGTGTGGGAGTCTGTTTGGGCAGCCGCAGTCGTGCAGCGTTTCTGGAGCATTTGCAGAGCCCCTGCCACTCCCGGCTGTGTTAGTGAGAGTGCTTTCCGGGGACGGCGCTCAAGATCATCAGGACAGAAGGCCTTGTGGGGCTGCCGCCCTCCGAAGCTGGACTTGGGACCTGTGTTTTCAGGGTTCAGACCCCCTCTGAGACAGACACTCTGATGCCCACATGGGGGCTGGGTCCGTGTCTTACTTTGCTCATGCCTGAGCCCTGCTCCCCACGCGGACCGTGGGGCAGATCCACTGTCTCCTCTGCCTGTGGGGCGGTCCAGGCTAGAGTTTCCCGGACCCTGGGGTTCGGCAGGTGCTTGGCTGTGGGTGAGGTTTTTCTCCTTCAGCCCTTCAGGGTAGGCCGTGCCGGCTCCGTGCTGGCCTCCCTCATCGGGCCCAGAGCCGGAGTTGGGTGGGACAGGGAGCTCACGGGGGCCACTGGGCGGTTCTCAGCAGTGGTGGGCACTGTCTGCTGGTCCGCGGGCTGCAGAAAACGCCAGGCAcacctcttccttctccactgGAGAGATTGCTGGTGACCCTGGTGCTCCTGACCTCGTGCGGCTGCCGCTGGTGGCTGGCCATGCTGACCCAGGGCTCCAGGCCCCGGGCCTGCTTAGGAATGGGGTGGATGTTGCAGCCACGGGCTCCTGTGGGGAAGCTGGCCTTAGGGCACCTGGCCATGGCCGGCCAAGGGTGGGGACCATGGGAGGGGTCTTTGCTAGAGCTGGGCATGGCCCAGCACAGGTCAGCTCTGGCTGTCCCTCCCTgactgtgggtgtgtgtgtaggtaCGTGCAGCACTACGGCCTGGACGGGGCCTGTGATGACATCACCAGTGTGCTGAAGCGGGTGGCTGTGAGGCTGGGGAAGACGCAGAAGGTGAAGGTGTTCACAGGCACAGGTGAGATGCGGAGGCCTCAGCCCCGGGCTGGGCCTGGACAACCAGCCTGTGGAGCGGCTGCGGCTGTTGGGGAGGGCATGGTGGGCACACGTGGCTGTTTTGGAAACCGAGGTGCTGCAGAGGAGGGGGCTCGGGGTCCAGCCTGGAGAGTAGGGCAGGGTGGCCCTGCCTCGTGCTGGGTACATCCTGTGTCCTACCCCATGGGAGCCTCTGAGTTCCGGGTGCCATGGCCCAGACTCCGGTTTCTTTCTGAATATGCCCCGGGGCCCAAGCTCCACCGGTTCCTACCACCAGTCCCTGAggatgggcagggaggggtgcGTCTGAATCCCGGGCCTGCCCTGCACAGAGGGGCCTTCCTCCCCAGACCGTCTTGTTTCTCTCAGGGGACGTGAACGTCATCCAGCCCAACTACCCCGCGGCAGCCCGAGACTTCCTCCGGACCTTCCGCAGTGGGCTGCTCGGCCCAGTGATGCTGGACAGGGATGTCCTGCAGAGCCTCCCCTTGGCAGCCCCCTGAGTGGGTCCAGCTGGCAGGGGCCTCACCCCAGCCTGGCCCTCGACACCGGAGATTGGGATATCCCAAGCCCTCACACCCAAGAAGCTGACGCTGGGACTCCCTTTCCCAGAATCTCCACGCTGGTCCCCGTACGGTACTCGGGTCTCGTCTCTAGGAAGGAACCTGTACCTGCCGCCACCGCACAGCCTGGCCCGCTGCTGGTCACGGCACGGTGCCCGGGGCCTGGACATTGGGACGGCTGACATGCCGGAGCTGTCCCTGTGCGGCGCACACCTGCTGAGTACCTCTTAGGGAGAAGCTGATGTTTTCTCCGGAGCTGGAAGTGCAGTTACATGTTTGAAGGCCTGTCTCTGCCGGCGGCGCGTCCGCTGTGCGCCGTAGCACTGTGCGCCACGCGTTAAGGCCCGTGTCTCAGCCAGAGCAGTCAGGATGTGAGCCGAGCTTCGGGGCTCTCGTGTTAGGTCCTCCTAACGCCCTGGGTCCTGCAATAAAGACGGGTCTGTTTGCCAACAGAGGGTTTATTTCACGACACGACTAAAATGTGCACACAAAACGGACAGCGGTTCCAGGAGCCGTGGCAGAACCCACGGACTGTCTGTCCCCAGCGGCGTACGACAGTGACCAGCGGCTGCGATGGTCGCTGGTCAGTGGAGACTCAAGAGCCTCCTGCTGCCTCCGAGCACCTTCAGGCTCACAGGTCGGACGGACTCTTCCCCAGGGACCTTGACCTACCAGCCTGCATtccagcagagggcagaggaaggagggggccGGGTGGACCTGGTGTCCCGTGGGGGGGGTGGCCTTCCTGGAAACACCAGAGGATCCGTGGGGCACCTCCCCTCCTGCAGGTGCCCACTCCCGGAGGGCACACACTGGCCTCTCCTGAGGGGACCGGCCCCGGGCACCGTCTGCTTCCCGCTGGAACCCTGACCAGTAGCGCGGGAAGCACGCCAGCGTGCCCCGGTGCCGAATGCCGGACACACTCCTGGAGTCAGGCTGGTGTGAGATGGAAGCTCTTGACTCGGGCGTCCCGTTTACGCCGCCTCCACCACGTGGTGCCGGGCACGCTGGGCCCCCGCTCCTGGCCCCTCAGATAGAGCTGAGTCCCTGTGCAAGGCTGTCCTGCCCGAAGGGTGCGGCGGCAGGCTGGTCGCACGGCTCCTGaggccccaggtggggctccgcCATGCTGGTCTTTGGTCGCGGCAGGTGTGATCCAGAATGGATGGCGTCGGGGCCTGCTGTGCCCCCAGAAGGCTGGCGCTGTGTGTACAGGCAGAGCTGTGTCCTGCAGCTCTGGGTCCTGGCCTTTGGAGAGCGATGCTTGGTCCAGGGTTCTGCTGGTAGCTTGGAGACCCTCACCTAACCAGACCTGTGGGTCAGCTGCGGGGAAGCAGAACGGGCAGgccctcccgccccctcccccatgggAGGTGCTGGCATCGGTCAGCTGAGTCCAAAGGCCCCATGGTCCAGGGGCAGGTGTGAGGGCATATTCTGGGGGGCAGCCCAGTGGCAGGTGAGGCTTTCAGTGAGCACCGAAGGATGGGGCGATCTAGAGGGTCTAGGCCTGGGAGGTTGTCCTGCTGTGGGACATGGGGTGGAGGAAGTAGTAAAGAGCCTAGACCCCCAGGGCTTGTGGACTGTGACCCAGGCCTGAGGCTTGAGGGAAACGGGCCTCTGGGCGCCTAAGAAGCAAAGGACCGGCTTTCTGCAGAGGGCACTGGGGCGCCAGAGGCAAACCCTTGCTGGGCCCACCTGGCACTTCCTTAGAGTCCTCTCTGGGAGTCTGTCCTGGCCCCAGCACGGCCTCAGATGCTCAGACAGGTGTTGGCGGGGGTTTGGCTTCCGGGGGCCTTGCTTTGCTGAACCCAAGCACTCTCGCGTCTGGCTGTGCCTGCTGGGTGCTGGGCCTGGCCGCCGTCCGCCTCCAGGGACCTGCCTCGTGGCCGTGCTGGTTGCTGGTTCCGATTTGAGATCGGGCCGGCCGTATTCACACCCCTCTTCCGTGGGGGGGCCGCCTGCTGCTGATCTGCCCGAAACACGGCTGGCTGTCCCGGGAGAGCTCTTCAGTGGGAGCGGCCGTGCGGTCCCTGAGGACCAGCGAGCACTGATTCCAGAATGTGAACCTAAaccttaaagaaaaggaaaagctctTGAAAGTTAAACAATGTggctttttccccctaaaataggTCCCAAGAAGAGTTGAGTGACTTGTTCCAGGTGGGAGCAAAGTGGCCCCAAGGGTCCATGGTCTTGAGAGTGTCCAGGGAGGGGGCATGCCTCTGGGCCCAAGGGTGGGCTGGCAAGGCTCTGGGGCAGCTGCTGTGGCAGGGGTGCCCTGGGAATTACCCAGAAACCCATGATGGGCACGTGTGGGCCCCGAAATCCCCAGACTGCCTTTTGCGGACAGGTGGTAGGCACACGGGAGCCTGTGAGAGAAGcctcttctccccagagccactagGCCTTCAGTCTCTACTGGCTGCTGCTGTGGGGGAGGGCCGCAGTGTCCTCAGGGCCCGCCTCTTGGCTTGGTGGCCAGCACTGTCCACACCCCTCCAGGGTCCAGGATGGGGTCAGGGGAACTGGGACGGCTTGAACATCCTGGTTTGGCACATCTCTCTGGGCAGCTGGGGAGAGATGCCGGACTGCTGGTCACGGCAGCACAGGCACTGCCTTTCTGGCTGGGGAGGACCCTGACCTTGCGTTAGGTGGGGCGCCTGGAGCTGATGGGCCCTGGGCCTCTGGTAGGGTGAGAAATGGGGAGGCTGGGGACGGACTTGGGCAGGGCTGTGAGCAGGAGGCCGCCTCTGGGTGAGAGGTGGAACTGGGCTCCCTGGTTCAGAGGCAGTGGGCAGCGGTGGGAAGGGGGTGCTCAGCAGCTGGAGGTCTCTGGGGCAGGTTGGAGAGGCCTGCGGGAGAGCACTGGCTGGGGGCCAGATCTTGCCCTAGCCCGGCAGGGCCTAGGGCTGCAGGAGCCCCAGGGTGCCAAGAGCACCgcccagcagcaggcagaggtgggggctgCTGGTGGGCCCCGCGCCTGAAGTCCATGCCCGGTAGCTGTAGACGCCTTGGCCCGTTCTGTTGCCACCTGGTCCCGCGTCCTCGTCCTCCAGGTCGTGTTCCCCCGGGCCCGGGGCTCTTCTCCAGCTGGAGCCCGCTGCCAGGCCCGCGGCCGCCCCGgcagcccccgccgccgcccccgctgCCGCCACGCGCAGGGAGGAGCCTCCGTAGCGGGGCACCGGCCTCACGCGCACCCTCGGGGCCCCGCGCGCGCTTCCGCGCAACCCTCCCCTGGCGCTGCCGCGAGCCCCTCCACGGCCTCCCTTGGCCGCACCGCTGTCGCAGAGGAAGGTGGCGGCTAGCAGCAGAGCCCAGCACGTCGCGGCCGTCCAGTTCATCTTTGTGGAGCGAACCTGCGGTAGAACGGGGAAAGGACCTCAGCTTCTGCGAGGATCAGGGAACCAGGGGCCTTGGGGCCAGGGGCTTAGGGACCAGCGGGctcagggcttggggacaagggcTCAGGGCCTGGACACGGGCTGGGGGACCAGCGGGCTCAGGGCTTGGGGACAGGAGACTGGGCATTTGGCAGTGCAGGGAGCCCTCAGCATCTGGCGGACGACTGGCTCAGGGCCAGGGTGGGCTGGGAGGGGCGGCGTTCAGGCCTAGACCGAGGGTGGGAGTCTTGTTCAGGAACCAGGAAGGGGTGACCTGGAGTGTGAGAGGGTTGAGCACCTCGGGGTTATTCTGTGCCTGGGGCTGGAGTGGGTGCAAAGGACGGAGGGTGGTGAACTCCCTGCGGTCGGGCGctgaggcctgggggagggggccccaTGTCCTGGGCTGCCGTGGGACGACCTCCACGGCTTGGGACAAGAGGCCACACTGGGGTGGGGGATGTACTTGAAGGACACAGTGTCAGGGACCGAGGGTCCCCAGGGACCCAGATCACCGTCTGGAGAAAGGACCAAGCGTGAGCCTCTGTCAGGCTCTTCCGGCCCTTGGGGGCAGCGCGCATAGCGCGCAGACCCAGAGCGGGGGTCCTGGCCTCACCGCGGGCGCGGGCCGGCGCAGGGACTCGCGGCCGCGACACAGGGCAGACCCCGCCCCCGCAGGCCGGGACCCAGGGCACAGTtccctcccgccccacccccgcaccaCGCTCCAcgctccaccccccacccccgaccgcTCAGCCGAGCAGCTGGGGCGGGGGACCGGGACGCGACGCAGGGCCGAATCCGGGCGCGGGGGATCCGGGTAGCGGCTCGACCCTCCTCCCGGGGCCTCCGATCGTCACGCGGCGCCTCCATCCCCAGCCCCGCGGGTGCCCGCCCCAGCCTTCCGGTGCTCCCGGATCCCGTCGCCCGGCCTTACCCGCCGCGGGCTTCTGTCGGAACCGCGGGCCGGAGCGGCTGCTCCAGGGGCCGCGGCAGGGCGGGAGGGAGCGGGCGGCGGCGAAGACCCTGCACCCGAGCGCCGAGTCTGGGCTGTGCGCGAGGCCTCCGCCCTAGGATTGGGGGCGGGCAGACGCGGAGGCTCATCCCCCGGGAGacgggaagggaggagaaagaggcaggcagagaggagcgCGCAGCCCCGGTCCCTTCCCACCCCTCAACCTCGCCGCACCCGTCCTaactcctacccccaccccagctccgaTTCCACTCGCGTCCGCGCTACTCTGTCCCCACCGCCCAGTGAGCACAAAACCCCATCCCGATCCTCCTGCACCCAgcaccccacccctccatcctcaccccacccctcctcccccctccctcgcacaccccacccctctcccacccTTCTCACCCTCTCCGGTTCCCCATCTTCATCCCTGCCCCAGGCGGTGTCCCAGACACGGGCCACAGAATGCTAGGGCAGCCCCAGAGCCCTAGATCCTGGTGTCCAGTGCCCTTCACTGGGAGGTGCCTGGTTATCCAGGGCCCTCTGGTATCCAGAGAGGAGGTAAGGGGTGACCTTCTAACCATTCTGCAGTGCCACTGCTCAGACCCCTCAGGCAGCCCTCCCGGTGGCCACTGCCCAGCAAGGTGCCCCAGCCAGCCTCCCCAGTCCCTGCTGGATATGACCCTGGGACTCCTTGACATGGCGCCATCTTGCTCTCCACCTTTGTGGATGCCCCACCCAGCCACTCCGCCTGGGGACACCCAGCTCTCCTGATGGCTCTAGGGGTGGACTGCAGGACCTCCTCAACGGTGACCTGACCGGACGAGTTTGTTGGTGTGACGTGACCTCTCTTAGCTTCCATCAGACCCCCTCGATTCCCAGAGGCTCCGAACTGCTGCTCCACGCACAGTCCTGGCCCCCCAATTCCTGTATTGAAGGCCTGACCCCTAGGACCTCAGAATGGACAcggggtctttacagaggtaattaaGGTAGAATGAGATTAGGAGGGCAGGCCCTGATCAAATCTGACTgctgtccttacaagaagaggacaTCAGACAAGCAcagccacgtgaggacacagggagaaggcagccatctgtgGGCCAAGGTGAgaggcctcagaaggaaccagccctgcgCCCACTCTGtcccagacttccagcctccagaaccatgagaaaatgaGTTTCTAGTGTTAAGCCATCCCAACTATGGCACTCTGTTATGGCGGCCTGAGGCAAGTCATAGAGAACCTGAGGGTTTCTAAAGTCCATATGGAAAAGTAAAAGAAGTATCATATaagtcattttggaaaaataagatCAAAGAAGAAGGACACCCTGTCAGATATTAAGACGCTATAAAAGGTCATGGCAATAAGACTCTAGTCTGGGCAAGAAACAGCTGCGCAGGCAAACCAGGATCACTAAGAGACTCACAGAGGAATGCACACGTACCTACAGGAATGGAACAACGCGGAGAAGGGGATGGAGAGTGGGAAAGGAAAGAACccaatggaaattctagaactgaaaagaTACACTTATAAGCGCAGGTTAGATTTGGCAGGGGGGGTTAGTGACCTGGAAGATGAGGAGTCACCCAGAAGAAAGCCCGGGGAGAAAGCAAGACAGCAGGCTGCTGGCACACAGGGGAGGCTGCCGCATGCCCGCCCCCGAGGACCCCATGGGGACCCCATGTGGACGCGGGGAACCAAAGGAGAGCAGCggagggctggggcagaggcagtGTTGAGGGGCACATGCCGGACATTTTCAAAACTGATGAGGCAAGGCACAAGTCTGGAAACATCACACACACTCTAGACGCGataaagacagagaaaagcaCACCCTGGGGACCAGGCACCACACTTCTTGTCGGAAGACCTTGAAAGCTTCCAGAAGTAGGGGAAACCCAATTACCTAAAAGGAGTAAAAACAAGCTGACTTCTCCACAGATGTAGGGAGCAGCTGACAACCCAGAAGTGTGGTTACAGAGCTGATGACAGCAGTGGTCCGAAGCCAAGAGGCGCAGAAAGTGTCACACAAGCAGCCACGAACGGAAGGGAGGCTGACACAGCTCTGCTGCCATCAGACCGAGTGGACTCGAAGCTTGACCGAGGAAGGCAGAAGTGTCACTGAAGACAAAGAGTAATACTTCTTAATGAAAGAGGTTAAATTTAGGAAGATGACAGCACAGTTCTAAATTTCACGTACTTAACGACAtaacctcaaaataataaagcagCACAGGAAGAGAATATTTACAGCACCAAATCATTCCCATGAATTCAAAACTCTCAACGCCAAGCCAGCCGGCACGCCTGCAGATACACGCGTACTGTCCCAGGGCGCACACCAAACACGTCGCGCCCggggccagggcaggggagggcttGGGGTGTGGGAAGCAATGGGTTCGAGTCAGAACCACTCGCCCTGACCAGGGACAGCAGCCCAGTAAGAAGGAAGGTGCTGGATCGACTCAATTTCTGCCACTAAGTgccagagaacaaagaaaaggcagaaaagccAGGTATGGGCATGCCGTCTACTCACTAGACACATCAAGTTTTAAGTCAAATGACAGTCCTGTTTCTGAGGAAAGGCGGCAGGTGTGTGGCCTGTGGTGCCGTCTGGCCTTGCCCACACACTTCATTCACAGTCCGGCCAGCCGAGGTTGGTTGCTTAGGCAATGGAGGCCATCCACATGGGCTCAGGAACAGGGCAGGTAGGACCCAGGAGGGCCGGGAAGTGGGGCTGGCCACCATGGAAACTGGCCCTGTCCCAGGTGGTGAAGGGAGTGCAATGAAGTGGGGTCTTCCTAGGAGCTGGGGTCTCTGCTCCTCCCGGGCTGAGGGCCCTGCTGGGGAGCTGTTCCCCCTCAGGTGCCGATGGGAGAGGTGGCAGGAAGCTTCGGCTTTACCCCGTTTGTCCAGATGCTCTCATGGACACCCTGGGTTCCTGGCAGCTCTGGCTCAGAGTGAGAGAGCGGGCCGGAGGCTGGGAGCAGACAAGAGGAGAGGCATTAGGGAGCTCTGCCTCCTGTAGACGGTGCTCAGGAGGGACCAGGGGCTCAGAGGAGTTTGGTCAGAGCCTCCCTGATGTCTCGATTCCGCAGGCAGTAGATGAGGGGGTTGAGCAGTGGCGTCACAACTGAGTAGATCACGGACACCAGCTTGTTGCTGTCGAAGGAGCTGGCAGCGTGAGGCCGGGCGTACATGAAAATGGTGGTGGTGTAGAAGGTGGCCACCACCACCAGGTGGGAGGCACAGGTGGAGAAGGCTTTCCGGCGGCCCGCCCAGCCCGCGATCCTCAGCACTGTGACCAGGATGTGTGCGTAGGAGACCATGGTCACCAGCAGGGAGGTTGCGAGCACAGCCAGGGCTGCCGCGAAGTCCAGAATTTCGATGGTCGTGGTGTCCGAGCAGGAGAGCTGCAGCAGGGGTGAGATGTCGCAGAAGAAGTGGTTGAGGACATTGGGGCCACAGAACCTGAGGCGGGAGATGAGAGCCATGGACACGAAAGAGGCCAGGAAGCCGCCCAGCCAGGCGCTGAGGGCCAGGCGCAGACAGAGCTGCCAGTTCATGGCGGCTGGGTAGTGCAGTGGGCGACAGATGGCCAGGTACCGGTCACAGGCCATGGTGGCCAGGAGGAAGCACTCGGAGGAGCCGAgcgagaggaagagaaacagctGGGTGAGGCATCCTGAGAAGGAGATGGTCCTCACCCGTGCCAGGAGGCCAGCCAGCAGCTTGGGGACGGTGACCGAGGTGTAGAGGGTCTCCAGCACGGACAGGTTggccaggaagaagtacatgggtgtgtgCAGTTGCTGGCTGGCTCGGATGGTCAGCACGATGACCAGGTTCTCCAGGATGGTCACCAGGTAGATTGTGAGGAATAACCCGGAGAGCAGCCCCCGAAGGTGGCACAGCTCTGGGAAGCCCAGCAAGATGAATTCTGTTACCAGGGTCTCAGTGGAGTCGTTCATCGCCCTCCCTGGTGGGGAGGTCTCTTCTGAGCACCCTGGAACAGCAGAGAGACGCAAGTGTGCTATGTCCGCTCTCCAAGGTGCTGCCCTACTGACctgtctccccagcccccagtccAACATGCAGTTTCCCAGATCCAGCACCGGCAGAGGGGCCTTGGGTGCAGACACTCTTACTCCTGATCTCCTACAGAAGCTGCAGGCGTAGGCTCTTCCTGCACCCCCCCCCAGTACAGGGccaggtgtgtgtgcatgcacgtgcacaTGTATGCACAAATGCCCATCCTTCCAGGTGCACTCACACCCCCTGGGTGTGCACTTCTTACACACTCCCAGGTGTGCACCCCCCTCCACATCTCCTCTGCAGGTGCATACATacttccacacacacacccctaggtGTGCcaacacacacagcaagagacaAGACCCATTCTGCCCACTGTGTCTTTTCAGGCTGTGTCCCTGGGCACTTTCCTGGCCTCACCCAGGTCACCTTCCAGAAGAATGCTCCTTCCTGTTGTTCCTGCCTGGGGAAGGACACCACTTCCGTCTGACCACCAGTGAGCTCTCTAGGGCTGAGCCAAGCTGCCAGGGGGTttgcagaagggaggggggctCATCCCCAGCTCTGATGTCCTCAAGTAGACTATGCCTGAGCCAGCCTGAGGCCTTTAACCTGTGTTTTCTGAGGAGCAAAATGGCTATTTAGGGGGTCGAC
This Neovison vison isolate M4711 chromosome 2, ASM_NN_V1, whole genome shotgun sequence DNA region includes the following protein-coding sequences:
- the LOC122899059 gene encoding olfactory receptor 6-like, translated to MNDSTETLVTEFILLGFPELCHLRGLLSGLFLTIYLVTILENLVIVLTIRASQQLHTPMYFFLANLSVLETLYTSVTVPKLLAGLLARVRTISFSGCLTQLFLFLSLGSSECFLLATMACDRYLAICRPLHYPAAMNWQLCLRLALSAWLGGFLASFVSMALISRLRFCGPNVLNHFFCDISPLLQLSCSDTTTIEILDFAAALAVLATSLLVTMVSYAHILVTVLRIAGWAGRRKAFSTCASHLVVVATFYTTTIFMYARPHAASSFDSNKLVSVIYSVVTPLLNPLIYCLRNRDIREALTKLL
- the SPRN gene encoding shadow of prion protein; the encoded protein is MNWTAATCWALLLAATFLCDSGAAKGGRGGARGSARGGLRGSARGAPRVRVRPVPRYGGSSLRVAAAGAAAGAAGAAAGLAAGSSWRRAPGPGEHDLEDEDAGPGGNRTGQGVYSYRAWTSGAGPTSSPHLCLLLGGALGTLGLLQP